In Anser cygnoides isolate HZ-2024a breed goose chromosome 38, Taihu_goose_T2T_genome, whole genome shotgun sequence, one genomic interval encodes:
- the LOC136788524 gene encoding olfactory receptor 2AP1-like: MGSLQARKERRKEIAFCPDHEITVLGFAMFLPQQDEWKLGMGTDNGTVISEFILSGFSGLDQRLQLFLCLLLLLMYLTTVMGNAAIILLVCVDNRLQTPTYFFIGNLAFLEIWFTSSTSSKLLVILSSGRRTISVGGCFAQSSFYFALGAAEFALLVVMSFDRYVAICQPLRYAAIMKHRLCIHLVAAVWVTGFTFLSYHLVLLSKLTFCGLNKIEHFFCDNTPLFQLSCSDTSLLWKIDSIFILFIVLSSLCLTLASYTSIFLCILQMPAASGRKKAFATCSSHLTTLAIAYGSCIALYARPTGHVSLETNRSVALLNTVLYPFLNPII, encoded by the coding sequence ATGGGAAGCCTGCAagcaaggaaagagagaaggaaggagataGCCTTCTGTCCAGACCATGAAATTACTGTACTCGGTTTTGCCATGTTCCTGCCTCAGCAGGATGAATGGAAATTGGGCATGGGAACAGACAATGGAACTGTCATTTCTGAATTCATCCTCTCAGGCTTCTCAGGGCTTGATCAAAGGCTACAGCTATTTCTCTGCCTGCTCCTTCTACTCATGTACCTGACAACGGTGATGGGGAATGCAGCCATCATTTTGCTGGTGTGTGTGGATAACCGCCTGCAAACCCCCACGTACTTTTTCATTGGCAACCTGGCATTCCTGGAAATCTGGTTTACGTCCTCCACAAGCTCCAAACTGTTGGTGATTCTGAGCTCTGGCAGGAGAACAATCTCAGTAGGTGGCTGCTTTGCCCAGTCCTCTTTCTATTttgccctgggtgctgcagagTTTGCTCTCCTTGTTGTCATGTCCTTTGACCGTTACGTTGCCATCTGCCAGCCTTTGCGCTATGCTGCCATCATGAAGCATCGGCTCTGCATCCACCTGGTTGCTGCTGTTTGGGTCACGGGCTTCACATTCTTGAGTTACCACTTGGTGCTGCTCTCCAAGCTCACTTTCTGTGGTTTGAACAAGattgagcattttttttgtgacaACACCCCCTTATTCCAACTGTCCTGCTCTGACACCAGCCTGCTTTGGAAAATAGACTCGATTTTCATATTGTTTATCGTGCTGTCTTCCTTGTGTTTAACTCTGGCATCTTACACAAGCATCTTTCTCTGTATTCTACAAATGCCAGCAGcctctgggaggaaaaaagcttttGCTACATGTTCTTCCCATCTCACCACCTTGGCCATTGCCTATGGAAGCTGCATTGCTCTCTACGCACGTCCCACAGGACATGTTTCTTTGGAGACCAACAGAAGTGTAGCTTTGCTGAACACTGTCCTGTACCCATTCTTAAACCCAATCATCTAA